The genomic window AAACCAGCCGGTCGGGAACCAGCGAGTCCTTCACCGCCGTGCCCTGGCGCAGGAACTCAGGGTTCCAGCCGAGCAGCACGTCCGAGCGTCGGGCCAGGATCGCGCGGAGCGTTTCCACCGTGCCGACCGGCACTGTCGATTTACCGACGACGGCGGCACCCTTGGCCAGGTGCGGGAGGAGGCTCTTCGTGGCGCCCATCAGGTAGGACAGATCCGCGGTGTCAGAGGTCTTGGATTGCGGGGTACCCACGCAAAGGAAGTGCACCTGCGCATCAGCTGCAACGGCGAAATCCGTGGTGAACACGAGCCGGCCAGTGGTGCGGCCGTCCTGGAGGAGCTCGTCCAGACCGGGCTCGTGGAAGGGGGCCACAGCCTTGTTGAGCTGCTCCACCTTGGAGGAATCGACGTCGATGCCCACCACGTTGTGGCCCATCGAAGCGAGTGTTGCTGCGTGGACTGCGCCGAGGTAGCCGCAGCCGATCACGGAAATCTTCATGAGGAGGGTCCTTTGCTTGAGGTGAGTTCTGTGGGCCCGTTTTCGCGGGAGAAGGAAGCGATGACGTCGGTGTAATGCCGCACCAGGTCGGCGCTGAGCACAGGCCACGTCCGCCCCTGGACCGAGGCGGTTGCTGCCGTGGCGAACGCGCGGCGTTTGGCGTCGTCGCCCGTCAGGTCCTGGACGTAGCCGCGCAACTGGGTGAGGTTCCCGGGCTCGTACAGCCACCCGGTGCGGGAGTTTTCGACCAAGTCCAAGGGCCCGCCGCGGCCGGTCGCCACCACCGGAACGCCCGACGCCATGGCTTCCTGGATGGTTTGGCAGAAGGTCTCGAACTCGCCGGGATGGACAAAAAGGTCAAAGCTGGCAACAGCCTCAGCGAGGCCATCCCCGCCGAGGAATCGGGCAAAGTGCGCGTGTGGGAGCCGTGCTTCAAGAGCCGCGCGCTGCGGGCCGTCACCCACAATCACCAGCTTCGTGTTGGGCAGATCAGCCAGCACGGCGAGATCCTCAACCTGCTTCTCCACGGCGAGCCGACCGACGTAGCCGATGATCCGGTGACCGTCGGGCGCTACCGAGCTGCGCCACGCCGTCGAACGTTTAGCGGGGTTGAAGCGGGCGGTATCCACACCGCGTCGCCACATATCCACGCGCAGGATGCCGCGTCCGCGCAACTGGTTCAGCGCGAACGTGGACGGCACAAGGGTTCGGGTGGCCAGGAGGTGGATGTTGTCCACGCGGTTCCAGGCC from Arthrobacter sp. StoSoilB20 includes these protein-coding regions:
- a CDS encoding glycosyltransferase family 1 protein, encoding MRIAIVAESFLPLMNGVTHSILRVLEHLQERGDEVMVIAPSTSDTDVSSVEKGAYVHRLPSVPLAGYTNVRVALGGVNRVKRILADFSPDVVHLASPFVLGWRAVQAAHQLGIPTVAIYQTEVPSYAARYGVPFLENWAWNRVDNIHLLATRTLVPSTFALNQLRGRGILRVDMWRRGVDTARFNPAKRSTAWRSSVAPDGHRIIGYVGRLAVEKQVEDLAVLADLPNTKLVIVGDGPQRAALEARLPHAHFARFLGGDGLAEAVASFDLFVHPGEFETFCQTIQEAMASGVPVVATGRGGPLDLVENSRTGWLYEPGNLTQLRGYVQDLTGDDAKRRAFATAATASVQGRTWPVLSADLVRHYTDVIASFSRENGPTELTSSKGPSS